A single window of Pseudarthrobacter psychrotolerans DNA harbors:
- a CDS encoding MFS transporter produces the protein MPTDRSTTDSSAGVNNASRTNNALPNNAPPSAPTNARKPKILARRRLKESDVNVVNQPMLKKALGGTIVGNTMEWFDVGVFGYLITTMGPVFLPEADKSVQTLFLLGTFAATFIARPLGGIVFGWLGDKIGRQKVLAVTLMIMAASTFAVGLLPGYAQIGIWAAALLVILKLVQGFSTGGEYAGATTFVSEYAPDKRRGFFASFLDMGSYLGFALGAALVSVLQLTLGQTTMEEWGWRIPFLIAGPLGLIAIYFRNKIEESPQFQATLDAQESIGQDAAAADVDAAKTPFGIVKAYWRSLIVAMILVAAANTAGYALTSYMPTYLTESKGYDPVHGTLLTIPVLVIMALCIPLTGKLSDRIGRRPVLWIGAISTVVLATPAFLLIGVGDVWSTLAGLSLIAFPVTFYVANLASALPAQFPTANRYSAMGIAYNFAVAIFGGTTPFIVAALIKATGDDMMPAYYLMVTSAIGAVAIYFLKESAKRPLPGSMPSVDTQAEAKELVATQDENPLIDLADMPFESQDVTDAAAAKVLAGV, from the coding sequence ATGCCCACAGACCGAAGCACGACCGACTCTTCAGCAGGCGTGAACAACGCCAGCAGAACCAACAACGCACTACCTAACAACGCACCACCCTCCGCGCCAACAAACGCGCGTAAACCGAAGATCCTTGCGCGTCGCCGACTCAAAGAGTCCGACGTGAATGTTGTCAACCAGCCCATGCTTAAGAAAGCGCTCGGCGGAACCATCGTGGGTAACACCATGGAATGGTTCGACGTCGGTGTATTCGGCTACCTGATCACCACCATGGGACCTGTCTTCCTCCCCGAGGCCGACAAGTCTGTCCAGACGCTGTTCCTGCTTGGAACCTTCGCTGCCACGTTCATTGCCCGTCCACTCGGCGGCATCGTGTTCGGCTGGCTCGGCGACAAGATCGGGCGCCAAAAAGTACTCGCCGTAACACTCATGATCATGGCTGCGAGCACGTTCGCCGTCGGACTCCTGCCCGGATACGCGCAGATCGGCATCTGGGCCGCTGCTCTGCTCGTAATCCTGAAACTCGTACAGGGCTTCTCCACCGGCGGTGAATACGCAGGTGCCACCACGTTCGTCAGCGAATACGCCCCGGACAAGCGCCGCGGTTTCTTTGCAAGCTTCCTGGACATGGGCAGCTACCTCGGCTTTGCCTTGGGTGCGGCACTGGTTTCTGTGCTGCAGCTGACCCTTGGCCAGACAACCATGGAGGAATGGGGCTGGCGCATACCCTTCCTGATTGCAGGTCCGTTGGGCCTCATCGCCATCTACTTCCGGAACAAGATCGAGGAATCCCCTCAGTTCCAGGCCACCCTGGATGCCCAGGAATCCATCGGGCAGGACGCCGCAGCAGCTGACGTGGACGCCGCCAAGACTCCATTCGGAATCGTCAAGGCCTACTGGCGCTCCCTCATCGTCGCAATGATCCTTGTCGCCGCTGCCAACACCGCCGGCTACGCCCTGACGTCCTACATGCCGACGTACCTCACGGAATCCAAGGGCTACGATCCCGTCCACGGCACGCTCCTGACCATCCCCGTGCTGGTCATCATGGCGTTGTGCATCCCGCTGACAGGCAAGCTGTCCGACCGCATCGGCCGCCGGCCGGTCCTGTGGATCGGCGCCATCAGCACCGTGGTGCTGGCTACCCCGGCATTCCTGCTGATCGGCGTCGGCGACGTCTGGTCCACACTGGCAGGCCTCTCGCTGATCGCCTTCCCAGTGACGTTCTATGTTGCGAACCTTGCCTCGGCATTGCCTGCACAGTTCCCGACAGCCAACAGGTACAGCGCCATGGGTATCGCCTACAACTTCGCCGTTGCCATCTTCGGTGGAACCACCCCGTTCATCGTTGCCGCGCTGATCAAGGCGACCGGCGATGACATGATGCCGGCGTACTACCTCATGGTGACTTCAGCCATCGGGGCTGTGGCCATCTACTTCCTGAAGGAATCAGCCAAGCGTCCGCTGCCCGGCTCCATGCCCAGCGTGGACACCCAGGCTGAGGCCAAGGAACTAGTTGCAACTCAGGACGAGAACCCGCTGATCGACCTGGCCGACATGCCGTTCGAATCCCAGGACGTCACCGATGCCGCGGCCGCTAAAGTTCTGGCCGGAGTCTAG
- a CDS encoding FUSC family protein, with amino-acid sequence MRRVMAHARTLHALGPANNDRLSAVRVALSVAVPSLVLLAIGRPELTMYAVFGALTGMYGRSESHQLRLKHQSQAAVVLVSGIAVGVFLSVNHIHSWWLVLVEALLAGVGSLFSDKVRLKPNGPFFGILALGACASVPTSVPFLTAVLIGAASAGFSILVGFAGWLRVRAWQEGAVRDVPRLSRELRQSALVHAARYILAVGAAGTIGVLSGSGHPHWAMAAAAVPLAGADLPSRVHRGIHRIVGTFVGLALVAVVLFPGPLSPLQYFPGHTAAVLALLVIAFQFPTELFMARHYGWAMVFFTPVILLMTQLAAPADPGLLVTERAVETFVGAVIGIGVVVAIRAPRQATASGAAAARR; translated from the coding sequence GTGCGCAGAGTCATGGCCCATGCCCGCACGCTGCATGCGCTGGGCCCGGCGAACAACGACCGGCTCTCGGCCGTACGGGTTGCCCTCAGCGTGGCAGTGCCCTCCCTGGTACTCCTGGCCATTGGCCGCCCCGAGCTCACCATGTACGCAGTGTTCGGTGCCTTGACCGGCATGTACGGACGCTCGGAATCCCATCAGCTTCGCCTCAAGCACCAGTCGCAGGCGGCAGTGGTCCTGGTCAGCGGCATTGCGGTAGGCGTATTCCTGTCCGTTAACCACATCCACTCCTGGTGGCTGGTCCTGGTGGAGGCTTTGCTGGCCGGTGTTGGCTCCCTGTTCTCCGACAAGGTCCGGCTCAAGCCGAACGGACCGTTCTTCGGCATCCTGGCACTGGGCGCCTGCGCCTCGGTCCCAACGAGTGTGCCTTTCCTGACGGCCGTGCTGATCGGTGCAGCTTCGGCCGGGTTCTCGATCCTGGTGGGCTTCGCCGGCTGGCTGCGGGTCCGGGCCTGGCAGGAGGGTGCCGTGCGGGACGTTCCGCGTCTCAGCCGTGAACTCCGGCAGTCAGCGCTGGTGCACGCCGCCCGCTATATCCTGGCCGTCGGTGCCGCCGGAACCATCGGAGTGCTCAGCGGCAGCGGACACCCGCACTGGGCGATGGCCGCGGCCGCCGTCCCCCTGGCAGGAGCCGACCTGCCCAGCCGCGTCCACCGCGGGATCCACCGCATCGTGGGGACGTTCGTCGGGTTGGCGCTGGTCGCCGTCGTACTCTTCCCGGGGCCGCTGTCCCCGCTGCAGTATTTCCCCGGCCACACCGCCGCCGTGCTGGCGCTGCTGGTGATCGCGTTCCAGTTCCCCACCGAGCTGTTCATGGCGCGGCACTACGGCTGGGCCATGGTCTTCTTCACCCCGGTGATCCTGCTTATGACGCAGCTTGCCGCGCCCGCGGACCCGGGTCTGCTGGTCACCGAACGCGCGGTGGAGACCTTTGTGGGCGCCGTGATCGGCATCGGCGTGGTGGTTGCCATCCGCGCACCGCGGCAGGCTACTGCTTCGGGCGCCGCGGCGGCCCGGAGGTAA